In one window of Methanoculleus chikugoensis DNA:
- a CDS encoding TolB family protein, with product MPEKNLRNIMAIGLMLFLLLTGTVIVCATFREGHTIAELTGNFYLYEFTGDYVCTYPSMSPDGSKIAYTAGLYLLPNSADIWVMDSSGWNTKRLTSFGNVFRPFWSPTADVIAFTADGGIWTIESDGSNLTRLTEGPGYYLCSRWSPDGRKIAYFLRPDNNSGFSLWMMDADGNNKRRLLGNTSIHAAWAPDGDKIAVAASQAGQKDFWIVSTEAGNSTSLNLNKLGDFSSPVLSPDWKTIAFDSIEGIRIRNADGSGDTKIIPEHVSYQLDWLPSGTGIVFLSGGNIRVANIDGSGARQLNPETYCGSVSFSLCRDGETIAYDPHGTIRLLTTDGNNRNDPIGTFIDLIKISKQVRDQGSDWNTGLWPFHDQTYGINQPYGSGPVQ from the coding sequence ATGCCGGAGAAGAACCTCCGTAACATCATGGCCATTGGTCTTATGCTCTTTCTCCTTCTCACAGGGACAGTCATTGTCTGCGCAACTTTCCGTGAGGGGCACACCATAGCAGAACTGACGGGCAACTTCTATCTCTATGAATTTACCGGAGATTACGTTTGTACTTACCCCTCTATGAGTCCTGACGGGTCGAAAATTGCTTACACAGCAGGGCTATACCTGCTTCCGAATTCAGCCGACATTTGGGTCATGGATAGCAGCGGTTGGAACACAAAACGGCTCACCTCTTTTGGAAACGTATTTCGACCCTTCTGGTCCCCGACAGCGGACGTCATTGCATTTACTGCAGACGGCGGCATCTGGACAATCGAAAGCGACGGGTCCAATCTCACCCGGCTGACCGAGGGTCCGGGATACTATCTCTGTTCGCGATGGAGTCCTGACGGCAGAAAAATTGCCTACTTCTTAAGACCCGATAACAACTCAGGTTTCTCCCTCTGGATGATGGATGCCGATGGAAACAATAAGCGTCGGCTCCTAGGAAATACATCAATACATGCAGCCTGGGCCCCTGACGGGGACAAAATCGCAGTGGCCGCTTCACAAGCCGGACAGAAGGACTTCTGGATCGTATCCACTGAAGCGGGAAACAGTACGTCGCTGAACCTGAACAAACTTGGAGACTTTTCTTCACCCGTATTGAGTCCAGACTGGAAGACCATAGCATTCGATTCTATCGAAGGTATCCGCATTCGTAATGCAGATGGAAGTGGAGATACTAAGATTATCCCGGAGCACGTCTCCTATCAACTCGATTGGTTACCTTCAGGTACCGGTATCGTGTTCCTATCAGGGGGAAATATCAGGGTTGCAAACATCGACGGTAGCGGTGCACGCCAGCTCAATCCGGAAACTTACTGCGGGAGCGTAAGTTTTTCGCTCTGTAGAGACGGCGAGACTATTGCTTATGATCCCCATGGAACTATCAGGTTGCTGACGACCGACGGTAATAACCGGAACGATCCGATCGGCACGTTCATTGATCTGATAAAAATTTCGAAACAAGTGCGGGATCAAGGAAGTGATTGGAATACCGGATTGTGGCCATTTCACGACCAAACCTATGGGATCAACCAACCGTATGGTTCAGGACCTGTTCAGTAG